In Arthrobacter sp. CDRTa11, one DNA window encodes the following:
- the glgP gene encoding alpha-glucan family phosphorylase → MKAIRRFTVRTVLPEPIRPLARLATNLRWSWHRPTRELFAGLNARVWEESGQDPVSFLGLVSREEFQSLAADQAVVDRIRAAEADLDRYLEEPRWYQTLGEDAPSSIAYFSPEFGITEVLPQYSGGLGILAGDHLKAASDLGVPLVGVGLLYQAGYFKQSLSRDAWQQETYPVLDPDGLPLTLLREPSSDGNGRPLQISLPLPNGRRLLAHIWRADVGRVPLLLLDSNVPGNDDAARGITDRLYGGGGDHRLQQELLLGMGGVKALRLYQRLTGRAAPEVFHTNEGHAGFLGIERIQELMSGEQALSFDEALAAGRASTVFTTHTPVPAGIDRFEVSQIHHFFQAGLAPAVPVDRILELGRENYADGNPSVFNMAVMGLRLAQRANGVAKLHGEVSRGMFSALWPGFDHSEVPITSVTNGVHVPTWVDGRISKLAREQFGSEAEAMGRWDLAYNVSDADVWALRREMRTALVEDVRRRLRAAWKKRGAADAELGWTDSVLDPDILTIGFARRVPTYKRLTLMLREPARLKALLLHKEHPIQLVIAGKSHPADDAGKKMIQDLVLFADDPEVRHRIAFLPNYDIAMARTLFPGCDVWLNNPLRPLEACGTSGMKAAINGSLNLSVLDGWWDEMYDGENGWAIPTANNDASPEERDDIEAAALYELLESEVAPRFYGSTVSEEAGAAGPSTSEMEKVPTHWVSMIKHTLSHLGPAVSAERMLHDYVNILYRPAADAGRRAVADSYAQSRTLAAWIGKVRSAWPLLHVEHVDSVGVSEDPQIGDTLQVNAYVALHSLTPDDVAVEVAYGRAEESDTLTDITVMELKPQEDLGNGRHLFTGSLVIDRSGSFGYTVRVLPRHEALASKAELGLIVNA, encoded by the coding sequence GTGAAGGCAATCCGCAGATTTACCGTTCGAACTGTTCTCCCTGAACCGATCAGGCCACTGGCCCGGTTGGCCACCAATCTCCGCTGGTCCTGGCACCGGCCAACCCGCGAGCTTTTCGCCGGATTGAACGCCCGGGTCTGGGAGGAAAGCGGGCAGGATCCGGTGAGCTTCCTCGGGCTGGTGAGCCGCGAGGAGTTCCAAAGCCTCGCAGCAGACCAGGCGGTGGTGGACCGGATCCGGGCTGCCGAGGCGGACCTTGACAGGTACCTTGAGGAGCCCCGCTGGTATCAGACGCTGGGTGAGGACGCTCCGTCTTCCATTGCCTATTTCTCGCCGGAGTTCGGTATCACCGAGGTACTCCCGCAGTACTCCGGCGGCCTGGGCATCCTCGCCGGTGACCACCTGAAAGCCGCTTCCGACCTCGGCGTGCCGCTGGTTGGTGTTGGCCTGCTTTACCAGGCCGGTTACTTCAAGCAGTCGCTGTCACGGGACGCCTGGCAGCAGGAGACGTACCCCGTGCTGGACCCGGACGGCCTGCCGCTGACGCTGCTCCGCGAACCGTCAAGCGACGGCAACGGCCGACCCCTCCAGATTTCTCTGCCGCTGCCCAACGGGCGCCGGCTGCTGGCGCATATCTGGCGTGCCGACGTCGGGCGTGTCCCGCTGCTGCTTTTGGACTCCAATGTTCCGGGCAACGACGACGCCGCCCGCGGCATCACCGACCGCCTCTACGGTGGCGGCGGGGACCACCGGCTGCAGCAGGAGCTGCTTCTGGGAATGGGCGGGGTGAAGGCGCTCCGCCTCTACCAGCGGCTCACAGGACGCGCCGCGCCGGAAGTCTTCCACACCAACGAGGGCCACGCCGGCTTCCTGGGGATCGAACGCATCCAGGAGCTGATGTCCGGCGAGCAGGCGCTCAGCTTCGACGAGGCGCTTGCTGCGGGCAGGGCCTCCACAGTTTTCACCACGCACACGCCGGTGCCGGCGGGCATTGACCGGTTCGAGGTGTCCCAGATCCACCACTTCTTCCAGGCCGGGCTGGCGCCCGCGGTGCCCGTGGACAGGATACTGGAGCTGGGCCGGGAGAACTATGCGGACGGAAACCCGTCTGTCTTTAACATGGCGGTGATGGGTCTCCGGCTGGCCCAGCGCGCCAACGGCGTGGCCAAGCTGCACGGTGAAGTGTCTCGGGGCATGTTCTCGGCCCTCTGGCCGGGCTTTGACCACTCCGAGGTGCCCATCACGTCGGTCACCAACGGCGTGCACGTTCCCACGTGGGTGGACGGACGTATTTCCAAGCTCGCCAGGGAGCAATTCGGCAGCGAAGCCGAAGCCATGGGCCGCTGGGACCTTGCTTATAACGTGAGCGACGCCGATGTGTGGGCTTTGCGCCGTGAAATGCGGACAGCCCTCGTTGAGGACGTGCGCCGCCGTCTCCGTGCCGCCTGGAAGAAACGCGGTGCCGCGGACGCCGAGCTCGGCTGGACAGACAGCGTGCTGGACCCCGACATCCTGACCATCGGTTTTGCCCGCCGGGTTCCGACGTACAAGCGCCTCACCCTGATGTTGCGCGAGCCCGCACGGCTTAAGGCACTCCTGCTGCACAAGGAACATCCCATCCAGCTGGTGATTGCCGGCAAGTCCCACCCTGCAGATGATGCGGGCAAGAAAATGATCCAGGACCTGGTCCTCTTCGCGGATGATCCCGAAGTCCGGCACCGGATCGCCTTCCTGCCCAACTACGACATCGCCATGGCGAGGACTCTTTTCCCCGGCTGCGACGTCTGGCTGAACAACCCGCTGCGTCCGCTGGAAGCCTGCGGAACGTCAGGCATGAAGGCTGCCATTAACGGTTCGCTGAACCTTTCTGTCCTGGACGGCTGGTGGGACGAGATGTACGACGGCGAGAACGGCTGGGCGATCCCCACCGCCAACAATGACGCGTCCCCCGAGGAACGGGACGATATTGAGGCAGCGGCCCTTTATGAGCTGCTGGAATCCGAGGTGGCCCCGCGCTTCTACGGGAGCACAGTTTCCGAAGAAGCGGGCGCTGCCGGGCCCTCCACGTCGGAGATGGAAAAGGTTCCCACGCACTGGGTTTCGATGATCAAGCACACCCTCTCGCACCTGGGCCCTGCTGTTTCGGCCGAGCGGATGCTGCACGACTACGTCAACATCCTGTACCGTCCGGCGGCGGACGCAGGCCGCAGGGCGGTGGCGGATTCCTACGCCCAGTCACGCACCCTGGCCGCCTGGATCGGAAAGGTGCGGTCCGCGTGGCCGCTGCTCCACGTTGAGCATGTGGACTCCGTCGGTGTATCCGAGGATCCGCAGATCGGTGACACGCTGCAGGTCAACGCCTACGTGGCACTTCACAGCCTGACGCCGGACGACGTCGCGGTTGAAGTTGCCTACGGCCGCGCCGAGGAAAGCGACACCCTGACGGACATCACCGTGATGGAACTCAAGCCGCAGGAAGACCTCGGAAACGGACGTCACCTTTTCACCGGTTCCCTGGTGATAGACCGTTCCGGTTCCTTTGGCTACACGGTGCGGGTCCTCCCCCGGCATGAGGCCCTGGCTTCGAAGGCCGAGCTCGGGCTGATCGTCAACGCCTAA
- a CDS encoding alpha-1,4-glucan--maltose-1-phosphate maltosyltransferase, whose product MTTNSGTTAASKQKPKGRITDGLRFGRFPITDVQPVVEGGKFPAKALPGEGIVVGATAFREGHDQLGVSAVLLDPRGKERQRVRLAPPKGERGMGTDRWEGILTPSGTGTWSFIIEAWHDRYGTWHHNAEVKVGAGIDVELMLAEGSSLLAEAADDASRSAADRRTLRAAAATLANGSLTDEERLAAGFGPEITDLVNRQPIRELVTVSERFPLFVERDLAGRGAWYEFFPRSEGAVRDPVTGTWTSGNFRTAAKRLEAVAAMGFDVLYMPPIHPIGVQHRKGPNNTLIAGPNDPGSPWAIGAKEGGHDAIHPDLGSFDDFDAFVAHANQLGLEVALDLALQAAPDHPWVESHPEWFTTRVDGSIAYAENPPKKYQDIYPLNFDNDPEGLSKEILRVVLLWVSHGVKIFRVDNPHTKPVWFWEWLIGQVNKKAPGVVFLAEAFTRPAMMHALGRAGFQQSYTYFTWRNTKKELEAYFTEVSHESPAYFRPNFFVNTPDILTEYLQFGGPPAFKIRAALAATASPLWGVYAGYELYEHVARPGAEEYIDNEKFEYKARDWDAAEASGRSLAPYITRLNEIRHAHPALQDLQNLTVHQSTDDATIVYSKHKTLADGTKDTIIVVVNVDPHGTRESTVSLDLPALELDPKDLSHNGGFWVDDLISGESWEWGEYNYVRLDAHVEPAHILRVRRIHQ is encoded by the coding sequence GTGACGACTAACTCTGGAACCACTGCCGCATCAAAGCAAAAGCCGAAAGGCCGGATCACTGACGGCCTGCGGTTTGGCCGTTTTCCCATCACGGACGTGCAGCCCGTGGTGGAAGGCGGAAAGTTTCCCGCCAAGGCCTTGCCGGGTGAAGGAATCGTGGTGGGCGCCACCGCTTTCCGCGAGGGACATGACCAGCTGGGCGTGAGCGCAGTCCTTCTCGATCCCCGGGGCAAGGAGCGCCAGCGCGTCCGGCTGGCCCCGCCCAAGGGGGAACGCGGGATGGGGACTGACCGCTGGGAAGGCATCCTCACGCCGTCGGGCACGGGAACTTGGTCATTCATCATCGAGGCCTGGCACGACCGCTACGGGACCTGGCACCACAACGCCGAGGTCAAGGTGGGGGCCGGGATCGACGTCGAGCTGATGCTCGCCGAGGGTTCATCGCTCCTCGCAGAAGCCGCCGACGACGCCTCCCGGAGTGCCGCCGACAGGCGCACCCTGCGGGCGGCAGCCGCCACGCTTGCCAACGGCTCCCTGACGGATGAGGAACGGCTCGCTGCCGGATTCGGTCCGGAAATCACGGACCTTGTTAACCGTCAGCCCATCAGGGAATTGGTCACCGTGTCGGAGCGCTTCCCACTCTTCGTGGAGCGCGACCTCGCCGGCCGCGGTGCCTGGTACGAATTCTTCCCCCGCTCCGAGGGCGCTGTCCGGGACCCTGTCACAGGCACCTGGACCTCAGGCAACTTCCGCACCGCCGCGAAGCGCCTGGAGGCGGTGGCGGCCATGGGTTTTGACGTGCTCTACATGCCTCCCATCCATCCCATCGGTGTTCAGCACCGCAAGGGACCCAACAACACGCTGATCGCAGGCCCCAACGATCCCGGTTCACCCTGGGCCATCGGCGCCAAGGAGGGCGGCCACGACGCCATCCACCCCGATCTGGGAAGCTTCGACGATTTTGACGCCTTTGTGGCCCACGCCAACCAACTCGGGCTCGAAGTTGCGCTGGACCTCGCGCTCCAGGCGGCCCCGGACCACCCCTGGGTGGAATCGCACCCTGAATGGTTTACCACCCGGGTGGATGGAAGCATTGCCTACGCGGAGAATCCGCCAAAGAAATACCAGGATATTTATCCGCTTAATTTCGACAACGATCCCGAAGGCCTGTCCAAGGAAATCCTGAGGGTGGTCCTGCTGTGGGTCAGCCACGGCGTGAAGATTTTCCGGGTGGATAATCCGCACACCAAGCCCGTGTGGTTCTGGGAATGGCTGATCGGGCAGGTCAACAAGAAGGCGCCCGGCGTTGTGTTCCTTGCCGAGGCCTTCACCCGCCCGGCCATGATGCACGCCCTGGGCAGGGCCGGATTCCAGCAGTCCTACACCTACTTCACGTGGCGGAACACCAAGAAGGAGCTGGAGGCGTACTTCACGGAGGTCAGCCACGAATCCCCGGCCTACTTCAGGCCCAACTTCTTTGTGAACACCCCGGACATCCTGACTGAATACCTGCAGTTCGGCGGACCGCCCGCGTTCAAGATCCGGGCAGCGCTGGCGGCAACCGCCAGCCCGCTGTGGGGCGTCTATGCAGGCTACGAGCTGTATGAGCACGTGGCCCGCCCGGGTGCCGAGGAATACATCGACAACGAAAAGTTTGAGTACAAGGCCCGCGATTGGGATGCCGCCGAAGCGTCCGGCCGCTCCCTGGCGCCCTACATCACCAGGCTCAACGAGATCAGGCACGCGCATCCGGCGCTGCAGGATCTCCAGAACCTCACGGTGCACCAGAGCACTGATGACGCCACCATCGTCTACTCCAAGCACAAGACCCTCGCAGACGGCACCAAGGACACCATCATCGTGGTGGTCAATGTCGATCCGCACGGGACCAGGGAGAGCACCGTTTCGCTGGACCTTCCCGCGCTTGAACTTGACCCGAAGGACCTCTCGCACAATGGCGGCTTCTGGGTGGACGACCTGATCTCGGGTGAATCCTGGGAATGGGGAGAATACAACTATGTCCGCCTGGACGCACACGTTGAACCCGCACACATCCTGAGAGTGAGGAGAATTCATCAGTGA